One part of the Sporosarcina ureae genome encodes these proteins:
- the aceA gene encoding isocitrate lyase translates to MSTRQEQIAQLEKSWAEDSRWKGIKRNYSAEDVVKLRGSLLIQNTLAEKGAARLWESLHEEDFINALGALTGNQAVQQVKAGLQAIYLSGWQVAADANLAGQMYPDQSLYPANSVPAVVKRINQALQRADQIDHAEGREDGFNWFAPIVADMEAGFGGPLNVFELMKGMIEAGAAGVHLEDQLASEKKCGHLGGKVLLPTQNAVRNLTAARLAADVLGVDTVIIARTDADAADMVTSDIDPIDAPFITGERTNEGFFKTTPGIKQAIARGLAYAEYADLVWCETSHPSLEEAQEFADAIHAKFPEKMLAYNCSPSFNWKANLDQETIAKYQVELGKMGYKFQFVTLAGFHSLNHSMFELAHGYKTRGMAAYSELQQAEFENEVKGYTATRHQREVGTGYFDEVTQVISEGQSSTTAMSGSTETAQF, encoded by the coding sequence ATGTCAACTAGACAAGAACAAATTGCACAATTAGAGAAAAGCTGGGCCGAGGATAGCCGTTGGAAAGGAATCAAACGTAACTACTCTGCTGAGGATGTAGTTAAACTAAGAGGTTCACTTCTAATTCAAAATACACTAGCTGAAAAGGGTGCTGCTCGCCTTTGGGAATCTCTTCATGAAGAAGATTTCATTAATGCACTAGGTGCACTAACGGGTAACCAAGCAGTTCAACAAGTTAAAGCTGGTCTACAAGCAATCTACCTAAGCGGATGGCAAGTTGCTGCTGATGCAAACCTTGCAGGACAAATGTATCCTGACCAAAGTTTATATCCAGCAAACTCTGTACCTGCAGTTGTTAAGCGCATCAACCAAGCACTTCAACGTGCTGACCAGATCGACCATGCAGAAGGCCGTGAAGACGGATTTAACTGGTTCGCTCCAATCGTTGCTGACATGGAAGCTGGTTTCGGTGGTCCATTGAACGTGTTCGAACTAATGAAGGGCATGATCGAAGCTGGAGCTGCTGGTGTTCACTTGGAAGACCAATTAGCATCAGAAAAGAAATGTGGACACTTGGGTGGTAAAGTACTTCTACCAACTCAAAACGCAGTTCGTAACCTAACAGCTGCACGTCTGGCTGCTGACGTACTTGGTGTTGATACAGTAATCATCGCTCGTACTGACGCTGACGCTGCTGACATGGTAACTAGCGACATCGATCCAATCGACGCTCCATTCATCACTGGAGAGCGCACGAACGAAGGATTCTTCAAAACTACTCCAGGTATCAAACAAGCAATCGCACGCGGACTTGCTTATGCTGAATACGCTGACCTAGTTTGGTGTGAAACTTCTCATCCATCACTTGAAGAAGCTCAAGAATTCGCTGATGCAATTCACGCGAAATTCCCTGAAAAAATGCTTGCGTATAACTGTTCACCATCATTCAACTGGAAAGCGAATCTTGATCAAGAAACAATCGCGAAGTACCAGGTTGAACTTGGTAAGATGGGTTACAAGTTCCAGTTCGTAACACTTGCTGGTTTCCACTCACTAAACCACAGCATGTTCGAATTGGCTCACGGTTACAAAACTCGCGGAATGGCTGCTTACTCAGAGCTTCAGCAAGCTGAGTTTGAAAACGAAGTAAAAGGATATACTGCTACTCGTCACCAACGTGAAGTTGGAACAGGTTACTTTGACGAAGTTACACAGGTTATCTCTGAAGGACAATCTTCAACAACTGCTATGTCTGGTTCAACTGAAACAGCACAGTTCTAA
- a CDS encoding pyridoxal-phosphate-dependent aminotransferase family protein — MRNKEMLLIPGPTPVVDSIYDAMANETWSHTDPRFVKIYKHTIDQTREIFNTDGEVFVVAGSGTIGMEMAIVNTVAEGEKLLVVSQGYFGDRFIKLGQAFGIQVDVLQSEWGQQVSPEEIDKKLSEGNYKAVTVTHADTSTGVKIDLEAVVPVIKKHDALVIVDGVCATTAMDEDMSKEYGGAGNTIDIVLTGSQKAIGVPPGIALVAFNQKALDARAAMERVQAYYCDIYNWLPVMHDPSKYFATPAVNLIYGLEEGLRIVLEEGIDARIARHKAFGRAVRQSLAVYGMKAIASEEVAAPTLSCILYPEGIDDAKFRAAMAEKGTVLSGSLAHLAGKAFRIGHMGNTTADMLEKAVMQIGETLSEMGREVDISKAQDVFAKEISQLAI; from the coding sequence ATGAGAAATAAAGAAATGTTGTTAATTCCTGGACCGACTCCAGTAGTAGATTCTATTTATGATGCGATGGCAAATGAAACGTGGTCACATACTGATCCGCGTTTCGTGAAAATCTATAAACATACTATTGATCAGACAAGAGAAATATTCAACACAGATGGAGAAGTATTCGTAGTTGCCGGTTCCGGAACGATCGGAATGGAAATGGCAATTGTCAATACGGTGGCGGAAGGTGAAAAACTTCTCGTCGTCAGCCAAGGATACTTTGGAGATCGTTTCATCAAACTGGGACAAGCGTTTGGAATTCAAGTTGATGTATTGCAATCTGAATGGGGGCAGCAAGTATCTCCTGAAGAGATCGATAAAAAGTTATCTGAAGGCAACTATAAAGCTGTTACTGTGACACATGCGGACACTTCGACAGGTGTGAAAATTGATTTGGAAGCTGTTGTACCTGTCATCAAGAAGCACGACGCTCTTGTTATTGTAGACGGTGTTTGTGCAACGACTGCGATGGACGAAGATATGAGTAAAGAATATGGCGGAGCAGGTAACACGATTGATATCGTACTGACTGGATCGCAGAAAGCCATTGGTGTGCCACCGGGCATTGCATTGGTCGCATTCAATCAAAAAGCTTTGGATGCACGCGCCGCTATGGAACGTGTACAAGCATACTACTGCGATATTTATAATTGGCTACCTGTCATGCATGATCCATCGAAATACTTCGCAACGCCTGCAGTCAATTTAATCTATGGGTTAGAAGAAGGATTGCGTATCGTATTGGAAGAGGGAATTGATGCACGCATTGCACGACATAAAGCGTTCGGTCGCGCTGTACGACAAAGTCTAGCAGTCTACGGAATGAAGGCCATCGCTTCAGAAGAAGTAGCAGCACCGACGTTGAGCTGTATTTTGTATCCTGAAGGTATCGATGACGCAAAGTTCCGTGCGGCAATGGCGGAGAAGGGGACGGTTCTATCTGGCTCACTCGCTCATTTGGCAGGGAAGGCATTCCGTATCGGACATATGGGGAATACTACGGCGGATATGTTGGAGAAAGCTGTTATGCAAATTGGAGAGACGTTGAGCGAAATGGGACGTGAAGTGGATATTTCTAAAGCGCAAGATGTTTTCGCTAAAGAGATTAGTCAGTTGGCTATATAA